The sequence TTATGGTCGTGTTCTCCGTACACAATAGCTAAGCGAACGCAGGTGTAATCAAGGCCTACGGTGTTGTACATATGCCGAAGCGTTTCTTCGGCCATGAGTTTTGACTTCGCATAATTATTAAGCTTCGGGTCAATGGTTAGTGAATCAGTTTCTGTGAGGTTTTCACCATTTGGCAAGGTGGCGGCTGAACTGATATGAATATAGGGGATCTTAAGGGCTGCTGCAGCTCGGGCAAGATTCAGGGCGCCTATATAATTGACTTCAAGTGCCAGTTGGGAATCTGCACCTATATTGGCTATGGCTGTGTTGATTACAAAATCGGGTTTCACACGTTTTAGATAATCCTTGATATCGACGGAATTTCTAATGGAGAGTTTTTTACTGCTTGGTGCGCGCAACTCTATGGTGTCTGGGGTTCTGGTTTTAAAGTAATGGGCCAGAGTACCACCAATAAGTCCAGATCCGCCAATGAGGACGCCTAGAAGTTTTTTGTGTGAGGGGTTGTCCTGTGTCACTGTGAAAATATGTTTACCCCTTAAGGAGGTACTAAACTGAGTACCGGTTTACTTGCCATTTACCGGTGTTTGAATTTGTGCAAGGTACGATCTTTCATTTCCTGATGCATTGGTTTTACGTATTACCACGAATTTTTTGAAAGGTCATCTTTTTGCTACTGGTTCGAATGAAAAAAAGTTATATTATTTTGTGAAGTTGCCAGAATAAAAGGGGAAAACAGAGTGGAAAACCTTCTTTTTTTTCTTGATTATGCCTGGGCTGTCCGATCTCCATACTGACTGCAAAAAATATTTTGTATACTCCCGTTTTAGCTACGATGGCCATTTCTATTACCAGGAGCCTGTCTGTGTTTTTCTACAAGACCTAAGTGAAATGGTATAGAATTTGATACACTAAAGAGCAGCAAGTGAGGGCATGGCAGGTTTGGGATGTGTTCTGAACTTTGCTGCCAGATAGTAGGATTTAATGAAAAAAGTGGTTTACTCTTTTATATAAATGGAAAAATTACGAAGGATAACTAAGGCCGGTTTGTGCCTGCTATTTCCGTCCGCCTGTCCCTGTTGTAATGCGGTGACAGGAGACGATTTGCAGCCGCTTTGCGAGGTATGTTTTGCACAATTGAAATTTATAAAGAGTCCGTACTGCTCCTGTTGCGGCAGAACATTTTCAAGTGGTGGTGAGAACCATCTCTGTGGTGTATGCTTGACATCATCCTGGGCGTTTGACAGGGCCCGCTGTCTGTTTTTTTATGAGAAAATTATTGCAAAATTGATTCATGACCTCAAATACTCAGGAAAAACTCAAGGGATAAGTACCTTTAAGTGGCTCAGCGAACAAAGCAATGTCTTGGGTGATCTTGATGTCCCGGATTTCATCCTTCCTGTGCCTCTTCACATAAAACGTTTGCGAAAACGTGGATTCAATCAGGCTTTGGTTCTGGCCAAGTTGCTTTTTCCCAATGAAAAGCGAAAAATCAGGCATAACATTCTTCTTCGCAGAACGGATACCCAAGCCCAGGCAGGTTTAAGTGGTGTTGAACGGCGTGAAAATTTAAAAAACGCATTCGTTATTGATAGGGTATCGGAGTTGATCGGGAAAAAGGTTCTTATCCTGGATGATGTTTTTACAACTGGCTCAACAGTTAACGAATGTGCAAAAGTACTAAAAGCGGCAGGATGTACCAAGGTCGAAGTGTTGACCATATGTCTTTCAGGAAAAATTTTCTCGTAATTTCCACAGTGATTCCCTCAAGTCTGCTATATTTTATCAGGAACTCAGAAAGCTAAAGAATGAACCCTGTCGACGATGTTTGGTTTACCAGTATAGCTGTTGTGGAGTGTGGTTGTTTTCTGTCATACATCCAGACTGTAAGCTTTTTGTCTACAAAATGTTCACTTTTCAAAGAGGCAGTGAAAAGAACTTAGAAATTCGGGCTGTTTTTTTCAAGGGGGGATTGATGAAGAAGGGTTGTTTTGGGGAGTTTTTAGGGGAGTTACGTCTATGGTAACGGGGGTGTGTGTTCGTGTGAAGTGTGGTGTATGGAAGGCCAAAAAAAAATTAAAAAAAGAAAATTCAGGGAAAATCGAGTGTACTCCCTGATATAGCGTGAACCTCTGATGTCGTTGTGTGTTTTGTTGAGATATTTGTCGTTTTGTTTAGTAATTTTGAATTATTTGGAGTTAAAGAAAAACGGAAATTTGTTGATAACTTGCCCTGATGCTGACTAACGTGTGAAGATAACAGCATATTGAAGAGGTCAGGCTGTTCGGCCTATGAATAAAGGGTTTGAAAGAGGTGATTTCTGCAATCCCGTCTCTGCTGGGCTGTTTGGGGAGTGGGTGATAATATGTGGTACTGATGGGAAAATTTGGTAGGATCGCCTTTGACCGAAATCGGGAAGTGGAGTTAATTCCCCCGCATGAGTCGCGGTGCTGAATCACAGACTGTGACCATCCTAAAAGAGAGGCAGGGTCGTCTGTCTCTTCTTTTCAAAGAGATGACTTTCAGTAGTTTAGAAAAAATTATTAAGGCTTGTAAAGCTGGATAATTGGTGAATTTGGCGTGAATTCGTTGTCAGAAATGATACGCTGAGGATAAGATATGGCGTGGGAACAGGTACAAAAAGCATTAAAGGACCATCTTGGTGACTCTATTTACAACCTCTGGATTGACCCTCTGGAGTGTGTTTCTTACCGTGCTGATGAGGTGAGGTTAGCTTGTCCTGATCGCTTCTATCGTGCCCATCTTGATCGTAATCATCTGGCAACGGTTCAGCAGATTGTAACTGAACTCTCCGGAAATGACTGTAAAGTTATCCTTTGTGATAAGGAAACCGCGATTCTGCCGGCAGCGCAACCAAAGGGACAGCTCAGGTTGCCGCATATTCCTGAACGAAAATCCGTTGTGCGCGCTCTACACCCAAGGTATACCTTTGATGCCTTTATGCTCGGTGAGTCAAACCTTCTTGCTCAGTCTGCATGCAAGTCAATGATTAACGGAGATGATACGGTTGGATCCTGTCTCTATATTAATAGTTCAACCGGTCTTGGCAAAAGTCATTTAACTCATGCGGTAGCCCATGCTCTCCTGGCCGATTCTCCCCAAACCAGACTGCGTTATGTAACTGCTCAGCAGTTCGCTTCTGAAATGGTGCGCAGTATTCAGAGCAGAAGTATGGATACGTTTAAATCGGTTTATCACGATCATTGTGATTTTCTGCTCGTGGAAGATATTCACTCTTTACAGGGGAAAAAGAAAACCCAGGAAGAGATGAACGAATTGCTCGACGCCCTTATCAAGAGTGGTAAACGGGTCATTCTCACAGCAAATAATGCGCCAAGGGATCTTAAGGGTATTGATAATGAATTTCGTTCCCGCATGGGTGCCGGACTTGTGACAACCATTCAGGCACCTGATCTGGCCACCCGATATCGTATTGTGGAGCATAAGGCAGTGCAGAGTGGTTTGAATCTGGAAGAGGATGTTATTTCTTATATTAGTCAGCAGATTCAAGGTGATGTGCGACGTATAGAGTCAGCTCTTCTTTCACTGAGCGCTAAGGCGACTCTTGCTGGTGGGGCTGTTGAAATGGATATGGTGCGTGACGTTGTCGCTGAGATTGTGGGTTTATCGACTAATCTGACAACCACCCTTATTGGAGAGATTATCAGTCGTGAGTTCAATGTGAGTTATAAGGACCTGCAGTCGCGGTCTCGAAAAAAGGTCATTAGTTTTCCTCGTCAGGTTGCCATGTATCTCGGGCGTAAGCATACTGAAGAGTCTCTCGGTGAGATTGGAAAAGTTTTTAACCGAAATCACGCCACTGTCCTTCATGCTGTCAAGGTCGTTTCTGAACTCTGCAGGTGTGATACTTCAGTGCGTCGTCAGATGGAAATTTTAGATCGAAAAATGGCCGAAATGTAGACTGGGACTGCCTCGAATTTCTCTTTTTTGTCAGCAGAATTCTCTTCCTGTCCTATCCTTTGTTGTGCACTCCTGTTTTTTCAATATGGCTTTGGTTTGCTAAATCGTCTATGATGGGGCATGTTTTCATGCCTTGAGCAATTTAATCATACTAGAAGAAATTTGAGGAACTCCTATGACCACCCAAGAGATTATTTATACCAAAGTTGACGAGGCGCCTTCTCTGGCCTCCTATTCGCTCCTGCCAATTTTACAAGGATTCACAAAGGGATCCGGGTTCTCATTGGTGGAAAAAGATATTTCCCTGGCAGGTCGTATTCTTGCCAATTTCCCAGAGAAACTCACCCCTGGGCAACGAGTTGCCGATGATTTAGGGGAACTTGGTCGGCTTGTCAAGGAGCCTGAGGCCAATATCGTTAAGTTGCCCAATATCAGTGCTTCCATCCCGCAGCTTACCGGGGCAATTAAGGAACTTCAGGACAAGGGATACGATATTCCTGATTATCCTGCAGAGCCTCGGAATGATAAAGAAAAAGAATTGCATGTTCGTTACTCCAGGGTGTTGGGTAGTGCGGTGAATCCAGTGTTGCGAGAGGGGAATTCTGATCGCAGGGCTGCCGCATCAGTGAAGAAAAATGGCCAGAAAAACCCTCATCGTATGATGAAGGAATGGCCGAGTGCGTCTCAATGTCGTGTAAGCCACATGGATGATGGAGACTTTTACGGGAGTGAAAAATCGGTCACTGTCAGTACTCCATGTGATGTGAGGATTGAGTGTGAATCAGAAGATGGCACAGTAACCGTATTAAATTCCAGTGTTCCGCTTCTTGCAGGTGAGGTGATCGATGCATCGGTCATGAATGTCCGCAGGTTGCGTCAGTTTTTTGCAGATCAGATTGCGGTGGCTAAAAAAGAGGGGCTTCTGCTTTCGCTTCATCTAAAAGCAACTATGATGAAAGTTTCCGATCCCATCATGTTTGGTCACTGTGTTTCCGTTTTTTACAAGGATGTTTTTGATAAACATGGGGAGTTGTTCGCGACCCTTGGAGTGAACGTCAATAATGGAATTGCTGACGTTTACGACCGTATTGGGGCACTGGGAAACACTCAGCAGGAAGAGATAAAGAATGATATAATGGCAACCTATGAACGCAATTGTGAGCTTGCCATGGTCGATTCCAGTAAGGGGATTACCAATCTCCATGTGCCTAATAATATTATTATTGATGCTTCCGTCCCCGTTGTTGTCCGTGATGGGGGCAGGATGTGGGGGGCGGACGATAAGCTTCATGATACCAATGCCATGATTCCTGATCGTTGTTATGCCACAATCTACCGGGAGGTCGTGCTTGACTGTCAAAAAAATGGTGCCTTTGATCCAGCTACCATGGGCAGTGTTTCAAATGTCGGTCTCATGGCTCAGAAGGCTGAGGAGTATGGATCCCACGATAAGACGTTTGAGGCACCGGTGAATGGCACTGTCCGCGTGGTTGACGAAACAGGAAAGATACTTCTTGAACAGAGTGTTGAGAAGGGTGATATCTTCAGGATGTGTCAGACCAAGGATGCACCTGTTCGTGACTGGGTGAAACTTGCGGTAACTCGTGCCAGGGCAACTGGCTCTCCAGCCCTCTTCTGGCTTGACCCGGATCGTGCTCATGACGCCGAAATTATTGCCAAGGTAAAACAGTATCTTTCAAATCACGATACAACGGATCTTGACGTTCGTCTTGTTACTCCTGTCCAGGGGATGCAGGAATCTCTCAGGCGTATCAGAAAGGGAGAGGATACAATCTCGGTGACAGGCAATGTTCTTCGTGATTACTTAACTGATCTTTTCCCAATTTTAGAGCTTGGAACCAGTGCTAAGATGTTATCCATTGTTCCCCTTATGAATGGTGGCGGCCTCTTTGAAACAGGGGCTGGCGGGTCTGCCCCCAAGCATGTCCAACAGCTGTTGACTGAAGGTCATTTGCGCTGGGATTCTCTGGGTGAGTTCTGCGCTATGGTGCCCTCTTTTGAGCACCTTTCTGCAACATTTAAAAATGAGAAGGCGGCACTCTTTGCCGAGACACTGGATCAGGCTATTGGGGATTTTCTCGCAAGCGAGAAGTCACCGTCCCGCAGAGTCGGTGAGATTGATACCCGAGGCAGTCACTTTTATCTGGCACTGAGCTGGGCAAGGGTACTTGCTACACAGACAAAAGATATTGATTTGCAGAAAAAATTTACTGCTGTCGCCAAGGCACTTACTGATAATGAAACAGAAATTGTTGATGAAATGATCAGTTGTCAGGGGCAGGCGGTTGACGTGGGTGGTTACTATATGCCGGAGTTGTCTAAGGTCTCTGCTGTTATGCGTCCAAGTAAGACATTCAATAGAATTGTTGATGGATCGTAGTGGGATGCACTGACTTCGGTGAGATGGGTGACGGGGTGGATGCTGGATGCACCTGCTATTTACCCCGTTGCTTTTTTTTTATCTTCCCATGACACCGTGTAAGAACTCTCCTGTTGTGGGGCCAGGAAAAATAAGCCGTGAAGTTTGTAGTCCCATGTGCTGCGTTATGAACATTTTGTAAACAAAAAAGTAACGCATCAACTGCACTCTATTGTTTTACTAAATGTTCCCCCCCCTCAAAAAAAAAAGGGTACTGAGAAAAACACGAGAAAGGCGGGCTAGAAGTAGACCTTTTTCACTTCAGCGTTATCTTCTCCATCATCCTGTTCGCCCTGCCTGATTGCCTCACTCACGCGAAAGGCGGTTTTGATCATATCGTTAAGCCCAATACCTTCCCATCCAAATCCTGTAACATACAGCCCCTTTTCTTCTTTCATTATTGTATTGCGCCATTTGAGAAGTGCGGGGTACCCCTTTTCCAGTTGTGGGATTCCCCAAGGCGAGCGAAGGACTCTGGCGTATTCTGGCGGTTGGGGAAGGTTCAGGAGTTGCTGTAAATCCTGCACTGCCTTTTGAATCAATGTGTCATCGTCGAGTTCAAGGCGTTCGGGGTGTCTACGTCCTCCAATCAGTGCTTCCAGCAGAATATGGTCCTTTGGGGCACGACCTGGAAACATGTTGGAGGAGAAAAGTGCCCCAAGGCAAAACCGCTGTTCCCGTTCCGGTGCCAGATAACCAAAACCTGGGGGGATATGTGCTTCCTGGCCAAAACCCATGGCAATGGTGACAATTCGGGCTTCGGGGATTGTTGCAACTGGTGCTGCTGTAACACTATTTGCTAGAAGAGAAAGAGACGCGTTGACGGGCAGTGCCAGCACAAGATTACGGCAGCTATAGGTTGTCTCTGCCGTTGTCACTTCCCAGCCGTTGCTGTTTCGTGAAATTCGTGTTGCAGGACAGTTTCTGTGTATCTCGTCATTGCTTAAATTTTCGTATAGGCGCTCCGCCAATCTCCCCATGCCGGTAGGAAAACTGGTCATGGCGGGAAGGCCCTTCTTTTTCCCAGGTTGCTTTGCCTTTTTTCCTGCCTTCATCTTTTTTAACAGACCGTAGATGACGGAGCCATGCTCCTGCTCAATCTTGCGTACTCCGGGCATCACGCCATCAATAACCAGTCGTTCCAGATCTCCTGCGTAGGTTCCTGTAAAAACTGCGTCAACGTAGGGGAGTAATGCTTTGCCAAAACGGTATTTAACCCATTCACCTACCGTGGGCTCACCCTGCAAAGGTTTCTTGAAAAAGTCGCCGGCAACGCGCAGCTTGGCGAGAGGAGAGATAAGTGGGGCTGCAAGAATTTTCAGCGGTGATTGGGGGATGAGTCTGAGTGTGGCATCCATGCAGACATAGCGAACAAACTGGGAAAGAGGTGCCTTGAGGCACTCTTTGTCAAGTCCTGTTTCTCTGAGGAGCGTCTGCGATTCCAGACAGTTGTCGAGGAATCCGTGAGGGCCACCCTCGGCAATGTAACCGGACTCTGCATGGCTGGAGATAGCACCTCCTGCTCTGTCAGACTGTTCGAGCAGGAGAATGGAATGGCCCGGGATCTGTTTCAGTTTCCAGGCAACCGTCAGCCCTGAAAGCCCGGCTCCGATGATCAGCGTATCTTTTTTCATTGATTCCATGTCCTGATGATAGTTTGTCTGGCCCAGCGTGACGGAATGCTTGACAGTAAAACATATGTGCTTATCATTTTGGCCGACTTGATAAGAAAAAGCAATGGAATTGAGGGTGGTTTTCCCCTTAATTCCTTATGAATTGTAAGAGGAGGAAGTACAATGACAAACCAGGCTACAACCCATGAATTTCAAGCAGAAACAAAAAGACTTCTGGATATCGTAATCAATTCGCTTTACACCGAGCGTGATATTTTTATCCGGGAGCTTATCTCCAACAGCTCGGATGCACTTGAAAAGATGCGCCATGAGAGTTTAACCAAAGAAGATGTCTTTGATGCTCACGTTCCCCTGGAGGTGAGTATTGATCTTGATGAAGAAAAGCATACCATGACAATCACCGATACTGGTATTGGAATGACACGGGCAGAGCTTGAAACTAATCTTGGAACTATTGCCCATTCCGGTTCGGGCAAATTTGTTGCGGAGCTGGCAGAAGCTGCACGTAAGGATGTGAATCTTATTGGTCAGTTTGGAGTAGGCTTTTATGCAGCCTTTATGGCGGGCAGCAAGGTGACTGTGCAGAGTCGTTCCTGGGACGGATCTGAAGGAAATGAGTGGGTTTCAGAAGGCGCAGGAAGTTTCACTATCTCCGAAAAACCGGGTCTTCACCGTGGCACAAAAATTATTATAGAACTGAAAGATGATGCCCATGATTATGACAAGAAATGGAAAGTTGAGGGCATTATCAAGCAGTACTCCACTTTTGTCCCCTTTCCCATCAAGCTTGAAGGTGAGACCGTAAACACGGTTCAGGCCATCTGGACCAGAAATAAAAGTGAGATCACCGACGAAGAGTACAATGATTTCTATAAATTTGTCGGAAATGCATTTGACGAGCCTCATTATCGACTCCATTTTTCAGTTGATGCCCCACTTGCCATTAATGCGGTTCTGTTTGCCCCTAAGGAAAACTTCGAAGCCATGGGGTTTGGCCGTGTTGATCCCGGTGTGAACCTCTACTGTCAGAAGGTTTTGATCGATCAGCATTCAGAGAACATCCTTCCCGAGTGGCTACGTTTTCTGAAGGGTGTGGTGGATAGCGAAGATCTACCTCTTAATATCTCCCGTCAGGCTCTTCAGGACAATGCGCTGGTTATGAAACTCCGTAAGGTGATCACCAAGCGGTTTTTGAAGTTTCTGGCAGAGGAGGCCAAGCGTGATTCCGAATACTACCTTGATTTCTGGAACACCTTTGGCATTTACTTGAAAGAGGGGGTTACTTCGGATTTCGAATTTCAGAAGGAACTGGCACAGCTTGTCCGGTTTGAGTCCTCTCGCTCCGAAGATGGCAAGCCCACCTCACTTGCTGAGTATGTTGAGCGGATGGCAGAAGGACAGGAAGAAATTTATTATATCAATGGTCCTAGTCGTGCAGCCATCGAGGCTGGTCCCTATGTTGAGATGTTTAAAAAGAAAAACATCGAAATTGTCTATACCATGGAGCCGATCGATGACTTTGTGCTCAACCATTTGGGTGAGTTTGAGGGCAAGAAACTGGTTTCCGCTGATCGTGCAGATCTTGATCTCTCAAAGAGCGGTGATGATACGGACAGCGATGAGGAGACTGCCGAAAAACTGAGCAGCGGTGACAGCAGTGATCTTCTGACCTGGTTGAAGAAAACCCTTGAGGATAAGGTCGCTGAAGTAATTGAGTCTAAGCGTCTGGTGGACTCCCCGGCAATGATTGTCAACCCCGATGGCTATATGACTTCTTCCATGGAGCGGATTATGGCGGCAAGTCGTATGGAGAAGGGTCTTGCCCACGAGGCCAGTAAAAAGAATCTTGAGGTCAACCTTTCAAGTCCGCTGATCAAACAGCTTGCGGATCTTGTTAAAAGTGATGAGTCCTTTGCCTCTGATGTGGCATTCCAGATCTATGATAATGCAATGATTCAGGCAGGTCTTGTGGTTGATCCTATGGTGATGGTAGAGAGGAACTACAAAATTCTAAGTAAGGCTGTTGGTGTTTGAGCCACTTAGGTATTGAAAAAAGCACTTCATCACGCTATAGAACGGTTGGAAATCACTAACTCTACGGTTTTTTCAACCGTTCTTTTTTTTAGCTGGAGATTCCTATGCTAAACAGTATTCGTTTTTTTGGTTTTTCATGTATTCTTTTTCTGATTCTTGGGTTGACGGGTTGTTCCGGAACACCTACGCGTCACCTGGTCTCCGATGTAAGCATGATTACATCCGGTCAGTCCTCCCGTGAGGATGTGCTTGCTCTTATGGGAGTCCCTGATTCTAAACGTATGGTGACTCCTGCTATCGAGGAGTGGGTCTACTACGAAGAGGATCGGGCGCTCCTTCAGAGTACACCGTTTGTAGGTGGAGTTTTTAATGCTGACGGTTATAACATGGTGCTTATCACCTTCTCCGGGGATATGGTGGCAACCTGCAATTATCGCGGATACCTTGATGATGAGTTTGACTGGCAGGACGATTATTCCTGGCAGGAGACTGAAAAGCAGTGACAGACCATTTTGTCACAGTGCGGGAGCGCATGGTACAGGAGCAACTCCTGTGCCGTGGTATCAGTGATGAACGGGTTTTGAAGGTTATGTCAGAGGTGCCCAGGCATCTTTTTGTTGAGGATGCTCAACGAGCAAGAGCCTACGGCGACCATCCTCTTCCCATCGCCAGTGATCAGACGATTTCTCAGCCTTTCGTTGTGGCGGCTATGACTCAGGCACTGCACCTGCAAGGAACGGAAAGGGTTCTTGAAATTGGCACTGGTTCAGGATATCAGGCCGCTGTACTCTCCAGGTTGTGCGAGAAAGTGTTTACTGTTGAGCGAGTGCATATTCTCCTCTCTGGAGCCCGTAAGGTTTTTGATCAGCTCCATTACTATAATATCCTCTCCCGTCTTGATGATGGCACCATGGGCTGGCAGGAGCATGCGCCCTATGATGCGATCATTGTCACAGCAGGTGGCCCCGAGATTCCCCAACCCTTGATAGATCAGCTTGCAGATCCCGGTCGCATGGTGATTCCTGTCGGTGAACGTGAAGTGCAGGAGTTGCTTCTTCTCACGAAGCAGGATGGTGAGGTTGCCGTCGAACGCCTCGAAAGCGTCCGTTTCGTAAGTCTGATTGGAGAGCATGGGTGGAAATGACAGTGATGTTTGTTGCTTCTGTGGCAAGATAAAAGGTTATGACTGAAGAAGTAGCCAAACAACGTGGACTGATACGCCGTCTCTATGACTGGATGTTACACTGGGCTGACAGTAAGTATGGCCTGTTGGCTCTTGTTGGTCTCTCTTTTGCTGAGTCAAGTTTTTTTCCGATTCCTCCCGACGTGTTACTTATTGCTCTGGTTCTTGGAGCACCAACACGCTGGTATAACTATGCGTTCTGGTGCACTCTGGCCTCCGTGGCCGGGGGGCTGGCAGGCTATGGTATTGGAGTTTTTGCCTGGGATACGATGGGGCGTTGGATAGTTGAAAATGTGGCCCATGTGACCCTTGTGGATGTGAATGGACGGCTTGATATCGCACTTCCGTCATATCTTGTTTCAAGTATGGGAAGCTCGCTTGGAGGAGAATACCTGTTTCAGGTCTATGATTACTGGAATGCCTGGATAGTCTTTATTTTTGGTCTGACGCCTCTGCCGTATAAGTTGACCA comes from Desulfocapsa sulfexigens DSM 10523 and encodes:
- the htpG gene encoding molecular chaperone HtpG; this encodes MTNQATTHEFQAETKRLLDIVINSLYTERDIFIRELISNSSDALEKMRHESLTKEDVFDAHVPLEVSIDLDEEKHTMTITDTGIGMTRAELETNLGTIAHSGSGKFVAELAEAARKDVNLIGQFGVGFYAAFMAGSKVTVQSRSWDGSEGNEWVSEGAGSFTISEKPGLHRGTKIIIELKDDAHDYDKKWKVEGIIKQYSTFVPFPIKLEGETVNTVQAIWTRNKSEITDEEYNDFYKFVGNAFDEPHYRLHFSVDAPLAINAVLFAPKENFEAMGFGRVDPGVNLYCQKVLIDQHSENILPEWLRFLKGVVDSEDLPLNISRQALQDNALVMKLRKVITKRFLKFLAEEAKRDSEYYLDFWNTFGIYLKEGVTSDFEFQKELAQLVRFESSRSEDGKPTSLAEYVERMAEGQEEIYYINGPSRAAIEAGPYVEMFKKKNIEIVYTMEPIDDFVLNHLGEFEGKKLVSADRADLDLSKSGDDTDSDEETAEKLSSGDSSDLLTWLKKTLEDKVAEVIESKRLVDSPAMIVNPDGYMTSSMERIMAASRMEKGLAHEASKKNLEVNLSSPLIKQLADLVKSDESFASDVAFQIYDNAMIQAGLVVDPMVMVERNYKILSKAVGV
- a CDS encoding ComF family protein, whose product is MTSSWAFDRARCLFFYEKIIAKLIHDLKYSGKTQGISTFKWLSEQSNVLGDLDVPDFILPVPLHIKRLRKRGFNQALVLAKLLFPNEKRKIRHNILLRRTDTQAQAGLSGVERRENLKNAFVIDRVSELIGKKVLILDDVFTTGSTVNECAKVLKAAGCTKVEVLTICLSGKIFS
- a CDS encoding NADP-dependent isocitrate dehydrogenase; amino-acid sequence: MTTQEIIYTKVDEAPSLASYSLLPILQGFTKGSGFSLVEKDISLAGRILANFPEKLTPGQRVADDLGELGRLVKEPEANIVKLPNISASIPQLTGAIKELQDKGYDIPDYPAEPRNDKEKELHVRYSRVLGSAVNPVLREGNSDRRAAASVKKNGQKNPHRMMKEWPSASQCRVSHMDDGDFYGSEKSVTVSTPCDVRIECESEDGTVTVLNSSVPLLAGEVIDASVMNVRRLRQFFADQIAVAKKEGLLLSLHLKATMMKVSDPIMFGHCVSVFYKDVFDKHGELFATLGVNVNNGIADVYDRIGALGNTQQEEIKNDIMATYERNCELAMVDSSKGITNLHVPNNIIIDASVPVVVRDGGRMWGADDKLHDTNAMIPDRCYATIYREVVLDCQKNGAFDPATMGSVSNVGLMAQKAEEYGSHDKTFEAPVNGTVRVVDETGKILLEQSVEKGDIFRMCQTKDAPVRDWVKLAVTRARATGSPALFWLDPDRAHDAEIIAKVKQYLSNHDTTDLDVRLVTPVQGMQESLRRIRKGEDTISVTGNVLRDYLTDLFPILELGTSAKMLSIVPLMNGGGLFETGAGGSAPKHVQQLLTEGHLRWDSLGEFCAMVPSFEHLSATFKNEKAALFAETLDQAIGDFLASEKSPSRRVGEIDTRGSHFYLALSWARVLATQTKDIDLQKKFTAVAKALTDNETEIVDEMISCQGQAVDVGGYYMPELSKVSAVMRPSKTFNRIVDGS
- the dnaA gene encoding chromosomal replication initiator protein DnaA, yielding MAWEQVQKALKDHLGDSIYNLWIDPLECVSYRADEVRLACPDRFYRAHLDRNHLATVQQIVTELSGNDCKVILCDKETAILPAAQPKGQLRLPHIPERKSVVRALHPRYTFDAFMLGESNLLAQSACKSMINGDDTVGSCLYINSSTGLGKSHLTHAVAHALLADSPQTRLRYVTAQQFASEMVRSIQSRSMDTFKSVYHDHCDFLLVEDIHSLQGKKKTQEEMNELLDALIKSGKRVILTANNAPRDLKGIDNEFRSRMGAGLVTTIQAPDLATRYRIVEHKAVQSGLNLEEDVISYISQQIQGDVRRIESALLSLSAKATLAGGAVEMDMVRDVVAEIVGLSTNLTTTLIGEIISREFNVSYKDLQSRSRKKVISFPRQVAMYLGRKHTEESLGEIGKVFNRNHATVLHAVKVVSELCRCDTSVRRQMEILDRKMAEM
- a CDS encoding protein-L-isoaspartate(D-aspartate) O-methyltransferase, translating into MTDHFVTVRERMVQEQLLCRGISDERVLKVMSEVPRHLFVEDAQRARAYGDHPLPIASDQTISQPFVVAAMTQALHLQGTERVLEIGTGSGYQAAVLSRLCEKVFTVERVHILLSGARKVFDQLHYYNILSRLDDGTMGWQEHAPYDAIIVTAGGPEIPQPLIDQLADPGRMVIPVGEREVQELLLLTKQDGEVAVERLESVRFVSLIGEHGWK
- a CDS encoding YqaA family protein, translated to MTEEVAKQRGLIRRLYDWMLHWADSKYGLLALVGLSFAESSFFPIPPDVLLIALVLGAPTRWYNYAFWCTLASVAGGLAGYGIGVFAWDTMGRWIVENVAHVTLVDVNGRLDIALPSYLVSSMGSSLGGEYLFQVYDYWNAWIVFIFGLTPLPYKLTTITAGVAHINLPIFLMASFAARACRFFVVAWLLHKWGPPAKEFIDKYFNILCISFVVLLIGGFAVLKFVF
- the hemG gene encoding protoporphyrinogen oxidase, producing MKKDTLIIGAGLSGLTVAWKLKQIPGHSILLLEQSDRAGGAISSHAESGYIAEGGPHGFLDNCLESQTLLRETGLDKECLKAPLSQFVRYVCMDATLRLIPQSPLKILAAPLISPLAKLRVAGDFFKKPLQGEPTVGEWVKYRFGKALLPYVDAVFTGTYAGDLERLVIDGVMPGVRKIEQEHGSVIYGLLKKMKAGKKAKQPGKKKGLPAMTSFPTGMGRLAERLYENLSNDEIHRNCPATRISRNSNGWEVTTAETTYSCRNLVLALPVNASLSLLANSVTAAPVATIPEARIVTIAMGFGQEAHIPPGFGYLAPEREQRFCLGALFSSNMFPGRAPKDHILLEALIGGRRHPERLELDDDTLIQKAVQDLQQLLNLPQPPEYARVLRSPWGIPQLEKGYPALLKWRNTIMKEEKGLYVTGFGWEGIGLNDMIKTAFRVSEAIRQGEQDDGEDNAEVKKVYF